TCTGCATCATTGATGATGCAGACACAGTTTCGCGACTGCAGGAAGTTAACGTTGCCATCCGCAATCATTCGCGGTCTGTTCAGGTGCTTTGCATTGTTTCAGAAGATTCCCGCTGGGGACGTGAGACACTGCCCACATTTGAGTGTGACGTGATCGAGCGACCGTTTAATGCGACGCGTTTTGGCGGCGCTTTGATGACAGCGACTCAGAAGGCAGAGCTGATTCAGGAGAATGAAAAGCTGCGACGCCAGCTGCTGAATAGAAACCTGATGGATCTGGTCGGAAGTACGCCGGCTATGCAGTCGCTTCGTGAAAGTATTCGCATTGCTGCGGACGATGATCGTACGGTACTGGTCCGGGGTGAATCGGGAAGCGGGACCACACTGATCGCCGAAGGTCTGCATCGGTGCAGTCGTCGGGCGTCCGCACCGTTCCTGCGGATTGACTGCAGTCTGCATTCGGTTGAAACGCTTGAGTATCAGCTGTTCGGAGAGTCGACTCCGGATGGTTTTCCTGGATATTTGAGTCTGGCTGAAGGTGGATCCATTCTGCTGGACAACGTGGAAACGGTGGCATTGCCGTTTCAAAAGAGACTTGCTCAGCTGCTGGAACAGCGAGCGACGGCGCTGCTGAATGAAAATACCGATGTCCCTGATATCCGATTCATTGCAGCAACGCATTCGGACCTGAACCGGCTGGCCATGGAAGGACGTTTTCGTGACGATTTGCTGCAGCACCTGAGTGGTATCACTTTGCAGTCACCACCACTGCGTGTTCGTCAGAATGACATTCCACTGCTGGTAGAACACTTCATCGGGCAGATTTCTCTGAAGGAGGGTCGGCCACTGCGGGCCGTGACACCTCAGGCTCTGGAACTGCTTGAGGCTCATGCATGGCCCGGTAATGTTCGTGAACTGCAGAACGTGATCGAGCGGGCATGTACGGCTCAACTTTCCGACGCCATTACATCTGAGGATCTTCGTCCATGGCTGCAAAACGGAGCTACTGAAGATTCGGTGGAAGGCGTTGGAATGACGCTGAGAGAAATGGAACGGAAGCTGATCGAATCGACGTTCGCCCGATGTAATGGAAACCGCGAACGGACCGCTCAGATTCTGAAAATCGGGCTGCGTACATTGTCGGGGAAACTTAGAGAGTACGGTTATCCGCCGCGTGGTGGTCCCGGTTCCAACATTCGCATCCAGACGGCACAGCGTAAAGCGGCCTGACGGATCAACGATCGGAATACAAACAAATTAAGAAAACGGACTGCGGCGAACTCTCGTGAGAGAGTTCGCCTTTTGCATGGATATGTTACCTGCCTGGTCAGGTTTGGCCGGGTCCGAACAAGGCCTCATAAGAAGTATGTAATGAGGCATGACTGTGGACTTTTGAACACCTGNNNNNNNNNNNNNNNNNNNNNNNNNNNNNNNNNNNNNNNNNNNNNNNNNNNNNNNNNNNNNNNNNNNNNNNNNNNNNNNNNNNNGTAATCAATACCTGGTTCCTCTTGTTGTGTCCCCTGGTCCGACGTAGACTGTTGTTATCACCGTCTGGCGGAATTTTCCGGCTGCCGGAATGGAATCTGACTCGTTTGCTCATGCTGCAACGATTGCTGCGTCAACTGCAACACGTGGTGACCGCACTGGGCCTGCTGATCGGGATTCTGATCGGGGCGGAGTTGTGGCTGAGAACTGCGCGCCCCCGTCGAACGCCTCCCGTGGCAAC
The Fuerstiella sp. genome window above contains:
- a CDS encoding sigma 54-interacting transcriptional regulator, which translates into the protein MNEFPVGAHHEPQILQFPGAPVAPAADATFTAPTEAAPPPQSVLVFSPRPGARQLLADDVRKRGLTVCETDSPDAMLFHLSRQEFQICIIDDADTVSRLQEVNVAIRNHSRSVQVLCIVSEDSRWGRETLPTFECDVIERPFNATRFGGALMTATQKAELIQENEKLRRQLLNRNLMDLVGSTPAMQSLRESIRIAADDDRTVLVRGESGSGTTLIAEGLHRCSRRASAPFLRIDCSLHSVETLEYQLFGESTPDGFPGYLSLAEGGSILLDNVETVALPFQKRLAQLLEQRATALLNENTDVPDIRFIAATHSDLNRLAMEGRFRDDLLQHLSGITLQSPPLRVRQNDIPLLVEHFIGQISLKEGRPLRAVTPQALELLEAHAWPGNVRELQNVIERACTAQLSDAITSEDLRPWLQNGATEDSVEGVGMTLREMERKLIESTFARCNGNRERTAQILKIGLRTLSGKLREYGYPPRGGPGSNIRIQTAQRKAA